The following proteins come from a genomic window of Bradysia coprophila strain Holo2 unplaced genomic scaffold, BU_Bcop_v1 contig_138, whole genome shotgun sequence:
- the LOC119074104 gene encoding uncharacterized protein LOC119074104 isoform X1 — protein MAHSAIRAAQELEIGCATLPQQQHAYNVLSAILPRNQGFHLDYVIGGRNKKISRGQCTWTGYVSSTTMPVTTKTEFKAVKDIVTIGRPINGKLISTGRYLNIGISITFANAHCQCVLDFEIGVTQHLNKKVPRIPDNFELALKPYRPTHKDDTFIVRGGMRSVELKVVGTDPVPYCDPALEAVIHCDGDPIKRVIRELARFP, from the exons ATGGCGCACTCTGCGATCCGTGCTGCACAGGAACTGGAAATAGGTTGTGCGACTTTACCACAGCAACAGCATGCATACAACGTTCTGAGCGCTATTTTGCCCAGAAATCAAGGGTTCCATTTGGACTATGTAATTGGTGGtagaaataagaaaattagTCGAGGACAGTGCACTTGGACAGGATACGTTTCGTCCACTACGATGCCAGTAACCACAAAAACGGAATTTAAGGCAGTGAAGGATATAGTAACCATCGGAAGGCCAATTAATGGCAAACTTATATCTACTGGACGGTATTTAAATATTGGCATAAGTATTACGTTTGCAAACGCCCATTGCCAGTGCGTACTGGATTTTGAAATCGGCGTGACACAGCACTTAAACAAAAAAGTGCCAAGAATTCCGGATAACTTTGAATTGGCATTGAAACCGTACCGCCCCACTCACAAAGATGACACTTTCATCGTTCGAGGAG GTATGCGATCTGTTGAACTCAAAGTCGTTGGCACCGATCCAGTTCCATACTGTGATCCTGCGCTTGAGGCCGTCATTCACTGCGATGGCGATCCGATCAAACGAGTG ATTCGAGAGCTGGCGAGGTTTCCATAA
- the LOC119074104 gene encoding uncharacterized protein LOC119074104 isoform X2, which yields MAHSAIRAAQELEIGCATLPQQQHAYNVLSAILPRNQGFHLDYVIGGRNKKISRGQCTWTGYVSSTTMPVTTKTEFKAVKDIVTIGRPINGKLISTGRYLNIGISITFANAHCQCVLDFEIGVTQHLNKKVPRIPDNFELALKPYRPTHKDDTFIVRGGMRSVELKVVGTDPVPYCDPALEAVIHCDGDPIKRVEEE from the exons ATGGCGCACTCTGCGATCCGTGCTGCACAGGAACTGGAAATAGGTTGTGCGACTTTACCACAGCAACAGCATGCATACAACGTTCTGAGCGCTATTTTGCCCAGAAATCAAGGGTTCCATTTGGACTATGTAATTGGTGGtagaaataagaaaattagTCGAGGACAGTGCACTTGGACAGGATACGTTTCGTCCACTACGATGCCAGTAACCACAAAAACGGAATTTAAGGCAGTGAAGGATATAGTAACCATCGGAAGGCCAATTAATGGCAAACTTATATCTACTGGACGGTATTTAAATATTGGCATAAGTATTACGTTTGCAAACGCCCATTGCCAGTGCGTACTGGATTTTGAAATCGGCGTGACACAGCACTTAAACAAAAAAGTGCCAAGAATTCCGGATAACTTTGAATTGGCATTGAAACCGTACCGCCCCACTCACAAAGATGACACTTTCATCGTTCGAGGAG GTATGCGATCTGTTGAACTCAAAGTCGTTGGCACCGATCCAGTTCCATACTGTGATCCTGCGCTTGAGGCCGTCATTCACTGCGATGGCGATCCGATCAAACGAGTG GAAGAAGAGTAA